One stretch of Eupeodes corollae chromosome 2, idEupCoro1.1, whole genome shotgun sequence DNA includes these proteins:
- the LOC129945769 gene encoding nucleolar protein dao-5 isoform X3: protein MRSGRILHKSTSKHKLIKRCVVRIRKIFKVKEEPEDEEFTPQSLAPKKSSSKEILLRNRTSKEHSNQEHVSRNPTPLSLKSKGSTNTRLSNSPNPSINKSEDPVASKTASKKIDEYFTPRTITKKLDEPHPIKPISRKLVEPLLLKSTSKKGEERVSPKLGQKKLEESSSSLPTKANSKKAEELRTPKASAKKVEEPVTAMASTRTRRAPKPNPKYANDDIITPKSISRREKEVVVLNEAGLDDSDAGDDFFYGGMGDTSETGTNDNISEAFEDNDSSDFSENGGFLLKRKRVQRPASFASRSNTPLAKRSRPHPKVTQIKPATSTPATTKSVDTKKVTQLSQMSSVAQPQPMANRKRKLEEQEVSRKEAPESIIARNKRLNIALYDANVARPSSPGRKLATKQPISEAQSKAQPNQVTNTVAAKRQMPGPLCSKIVSPSSTVKEKANVRTNSPSLQSKSPSFIGSSPKKNDSASTQDDFETMPTFTIVNINDIINKKGDCLVQKRSDDEVQEISSPNSMNRSNRRKTGHTTILSEKIDPVKLLKPLPKSPFPPIKKTVLQSNTITQTKSQQRISLPPVERKEVNKSLPVEKTSFPPDKLSPNKDKPAPRILNSVVAKKTFPVQPILSKLDSDLEREPIDDAAEKSVMVKENVGANKVVPSKPAQVRKLPAEKVCVQRQGNKLIKKITCFETWYVINIPETQELIVKNLLDIPLITLSNAVKAIKLPSASWSSKVSLYKLSAQMVNKANLTPYTGEISDQSIKEEDRDKYQPSCVMFRRMTQKKSQTRMPYDRAVIFKMKTFFTNIDGKNVRLIGAPSKISSFKDIEVLLELVDELDLLHEFVETASTV from the coding sequence ATGCGATCCGGGCGAATTCTTCATAAAAGCACGTCTAAGCATAAGCTTATTAAACGCTGCGTTGTGCGTATACggaaaatttttaaagtcaaagaaGAACCTGAGGACGAAGAGTTCACCCCACAAAGCTTGGCCCCAAAAAAAAGTAGCTCAAAGGAAATCTTATTAAGGAACCGTACATCCAAGGAACATTCAAATCAAGAGCATGTGTCAAGGAATCCAACGCCACTAAGTCTGAAATCCAAGGGGTCCACAAATACACGGCTATCGAATTCGCCCAACCCGAGTATAAACAAAAGTGAAGATCCGGTTGCATCAAAAAcagcttcaaaaaaaattgacgaaTATTTTACGCCAAGgacaattacaaaaaagttgGATGAGCCGCATCCGATTAAGCCAATTTCAAGAAAGCTGGTGGAACCGCTTCTGTTAAAATCAACTTCAAAAAAGGGCGAGGAAAGAGTTTCGCCAAAGCTTGGTCAAAAAAAGTTAGAAgaatcgtcgtcgtcattgcCTACGAAAGCTAATTCGAAAAAAGCCGAAGAATTGCGTACACCAAAGGCAAGCGCAAAAAAAGTTGAAGAACCAGTGACGGCCATGGCTTCAACAAGAACCCGTCGGGCACCAAAGCCAAACCCGAAGTATGCCAATGATGACATTATTACACCGAAATCGATAAGCAGGCGTGAAAAAGAAGTTGTGGTTTTAAATGAAGCTGGTCTCGATGACTCTGATGCTGGAGATGATTTCTTTTACGGTGGCATGGGTGATACTAGTGAAACGGGTACAAATGACAATATAAGCGAAGCCTTTGAGGATAACGACAGCTCAGATTTTTCGGAAAATGgaggttttttgttaaaacgaaAACGCGTTCAAAGACCCGCCTCCTTTGCTTCCAGGAGCAATACTCCCCTAGCAAAGCGCAGTCGGCCTCATCCCAAAGTAACTCAAATAAAGCCAGCGACTTCAACACctgcaacaacaaaatcagTTGACACCAAAAAAGTTACACAGTTATCACAGATGTCGTCCGTAGCCCAACCACAGCCAATGGCAAATAGAAAACGGAAGCTAGAAGAACAAGAAGTATCTCGAAAAGAAGCACCAGAGTCAATTATAGCACGCAATAAACGGCTGAATATTGCATTGTATGATGCAAATGTAGCAAGACCTTCATCTCCCGGCCGAAAGCTCGCAACGAAACAACCTATTTCAGAGGCACAAAGTAAGGCTCAGCCTAATCAAGTTACAAATACTGTAGCTGCAAAAAGGCAAATGCCAGGACCTCTATGCAGCAAAATTGTTTCGCCATCGTCGACGGTGAAAGAAAAGGCAAATGTTAGGACCAATTCACCTTCATTACAGAGTAAATCACCGTCATTTATAGGAAGTTCGCCGAAGAAAAATGATTCAGCAAGTACCCAAGATGACTTCGAAACCATGCCTACTTTTACAATTGTGAACATAAATGatataatcaacaaaaaaggagACTGCCTAGTTCAAAAACGTTCAGATGACGAAGTCCAAGAAATATCGTCTCCCAACTCGATGAATCGTAGCAATCGAAGAAAAACTGGACACACCACGATACTCTCTGAGAAAATTGATCCCGTGAAATTGTTGAAACCCCTCCCTAAATCTCCCTTTCcaccaattaaaaaaacagttttgcAAAGCAACACAATAACTCAAACAAAATCACAACAACGCATATCGCTGCCTCCTGTAGAACGAAAAGAAGTAAATAAATCTCTTCCGGTTGAGAAGACATCGTTTCCTCCTGATAAACTCTCGCCTAATAAAGACAAGCCCGCACCACGTATTCTGAATTCGGTAGTTGCTAAGAAAACCTTCCCAGTGCAGCCTATTTTGAGCAAACTCGATAGCGACTTGGAGAGGGAGCCAATCGATGATGCAGCTGAAAAATCTGTCATGGTGAAAGAAAACGTGGGAGCAAACAAAGTTGTACCAAGCAAACCTGCACAAGTGCGAAAGCTCCCCGCCGAGAAAGTTTGTGTGCAACGGCAAGGCAATAAGCTTATCAAGAAAATAACATGTTTCGAGACTTGGTACGTTATCAATATTCCCGAAACTCAGGAACTTATAGTCAAAAACTTACTTGATATCCCACTCATCACCCTAAGTAACGCAGTGAAAGCCATCAAACTTCCATCAGCGTCTTGGAGTTCTAAGGTATCATTATACAAGCTCTCCGCTCAAATGGTAAACAAAGCTAATTTAACACCATACACTGGAGAAATATCAGATCAATCAATTAAGGAGGAAGATCGTGATAAATACCAGCCGTCATGCGTGATGTTCCGTCGAATGACACAGAAAAAGTCACAAACCCGAATGCCATATGATCGCGcagttattttcaaaatgaaaacttttttcacaAATATCGATGGAAAAAACGTCCGCCTAATCGGAGCACCCAGTAAAATCAGTTCGTTTAAAGATATCGAAGTCCTATTGGAATTGGTCGATGAACTAGATTTACTTCACGAGTTTGTTGAAACCGCCAGCACAGTTTAA